ATCGCGTTGCTGCTCGGCGCCGTGGGGCTGTTGGCGTCGTACCTGCCAGCGCGGCGGGCGATGCAGGTCGATCCGGTGGTGGCTCTGAGCGCAGATTGAACAGGCGTGCACTGTCGATCGGGTTTATAACCTTGTCATTCTCCTCGGCGACGCGGCGTGGCTTCGCAATGATGTCCTAGCGCAGCCTTTGCTGATTTCGGAACGCGATTTCGGCTTTGACTGCTTTGTCGATAGCCCGTTGAAAGGCTGGAGAGAGCCGCGTGGCAAGGCGCTTCATCGCCCAATTGATCTCAGCCGCTGGTGAACCTGACGACTCGGCACAACGGCGGCACGGCGAGAACTGCACGTAAGAGAAGACGTGACGGACGCGCGGCCTCTCTAACGGGGGAATCGTTACCTTGACTTTTCCTTTCGCCAGCCGAATCAAGTCGTCCACGTCCTCAGCCCCGTACTCAGTCTGATAACCTCGTACGAGCGCTTCCAGGATTCGTATGGCGATTTCGTTGTATTCGCGAACGCAGCACGTGGGGTAACCCAGCACGCCACCCACGTCGGTTTCGCCGTCGGCTGCCGCGCGGATCGCTGGTACTATGTCCTGATCGCGATACACCCACAGTACGTGTCCTTCCCTCGCACGCGCTTCTCGTTCGTTCTGAGCTTCCCACGCAAAGAAGCGAGGATCGTAATTCGGAGCGCGATGAAAGTTCTGAAGGACGATACCGGTGCGCACGGCACGCAGGCCGTGAGCTGCGGCGATGCCCTCCATGGCCTGAAGGAGGCTCTCGCTGCGCATGCCCTGCCCCTGGAGATGACTCGGTTTCTCGCCGGCCGCCACCGCGACAATCTCGAGATAGTCGAGCAGAAGTTCGAGGTCACTCACTTTCTCTTCGCGGTCGAACTGAAGTCCCTGAAGATCGCGAAGGAGAGAACGCAGTGCGGCGTCTTCCAAGCGTATCACCGCTGACGCGGCATTCTATAGAAGTCGAGAATCGCGTTATCGACGTCCCACGGCGCGGCCTGGTCGTCGTTCGCCATCGTCGCGACGGCGAAAGATCGCCCCGGGATCATAACGAGATGCGTCGCCGTGCCCTGTTGACCGCCGCTGTGGGAGACGACCTTCTGCCCGTCGACGGTGACGATCTCGAAGCCGAGTCCATAGGTCGAGGGCTGGCCACCCTCGAGCTGCGGGACGCGCGTCGGCGTCCACATCTGCTCGAGCGTCTGTGCCTTGAGCAGCTTGCCCGACATCAACGCCATGCCGAAGTGCACCAGATCATCGGCGGTCGACACCAGCCCGCCACCGGGAATCTTGTAGCTCCCGTCCATCAAGCCGGCATTCGCGAGGCTGTCGCCGTGGCCATGATAGCCACGCGCCCGATGCGGTACCAGCGTGAAGATGTTGTCGACGACGGTATGCGTCATCCCTGTCGGAATGAGGACATGTTCATGAATGTAGTCCCAGTATGAAAGGCCGGACGCTCCCTCGATCACACAACCAACTACGGTGTACCCGTACGTCGTGTAACTAAAGTGCGTGCCGGGCTGGAAGAGAAGGGAATCGTTGGCGAAGATCGCGAAGCCGTCCGCCATGCGCGAATAGTGCGTCGTGTTCTCGGTCTCCGCACCCCGATAGTGCCTGATGCCTGACGTGTGACTCAGGAGCTCGCGCGTC
The genomic region above belongs to Gemmatimonadaceae bacterium and contains:
- a CDS encoding serine hydrolase domain-containing protein, whose protein sequence is MPLQIPFRASPGLLALSLATVLGSHPVSAQASRPVQDTLKSVDRIVAHELERQGLPGLQVAVGSHGRVVYSHAVGKADIENGVALTPTSLIRTGSIAKSISAVAAMTLVEAGRLDLDAPVQTYCKEFPTKPWPITTRELLSHTSGIRHYRGAETENTTHYSRMADGFAIFANDSLLFQPGTHFSYTTYGYTVVGCVIEGASGLSYWDYIHEHVLIPTGMTHTVVDNIFTLVPHRARGYHGHGDSLANAGLMDGSYKIPGGGLVSTADDLVHFGMALMSGKLLKAQTLEQMWTPTRVPQLEGGQPSTYGLGFEIVTVDGQKVVSHSGGQQGTATHLVMIPGRSFAVATMANDDQAAPWDVDNAILDFYRMPRQR